The Cucurbita pepo subsp. pepo cultivar mu-cu-16 chromosome LG15, ASM280686v2, whole genome shotgun sequence genome contains the following window.
TATTCATAGACAGTTAGATCATTGTGTGATGATTTACTTGGGCACAACCATGGTTAGGTTGTGACGTTCTCACTCACTTAAACCAcctaaaattgaaagatttcGAATGGGTAGGTTGAAAATACAtcaaaaagattaatttttttttactgtgaTGTAGGAAAAGGTGGAAGCAAAGGAagattaaagataaaaattatgagGTAGAGAGGAATTATTCATGTCCTCGTGGAACACGTGTTCTCAAAAGAAAGCATAAAAGAATGATGGGCATCAATTATGATGTTTCGACCActaatctttttcattttttgtgttAGCGTAAATGGAAGTGGAATCTCCAAAAACCTCACATGAATCAATTCTTTGGAAtcacatttttattcatttttatttactttaaaacattatattaaaattattaataaaatacacacaattttttaaaattaatcaacTTCTTAGTGGATTTTGGAGTTGTAAAGGGCTTTACAATTTTTCCCAACCACTTACCCTTTCATCGCATCTTAATCGCATCTTAATCGCATCTTAATCGCATCTTTACATCTTTAAATCTctctttaatattattgttcCAAATTATTACTAAAATAGTACGGTCAGATCTAATATAAACCGATGGTAATTTGCACGATTTTGTTTTGGGATTATCCTATGAGCTATACTAGTAGAGACTTGTTGACTTGAGTTGACTTGAATGTAGGTCAACTGATTATGATCTCCGTGGTTTCACAAGTGTGTCAAAATAAGTCTCCAgacatatttaataatttttttaacttttttttttttaaattatttcatttggtCGAAGTCTTTGGTCTTcgaaaataatattacaaaattattaaatgacTAAAGCAAGTCTAAGTCTAGGTGGAAAATAAAGGTTTATAATcttttgatttatttggattttctttgaagaaaaaaaaaacattaattagtTTCTTTACATTTACCTTTTGGGCCGGATCTTACTGAAAATGATTTGGGCTTTGATACATTGACCCTTGGCCCAGATAGCCCAAAATTATATTTCGGCCCAAGTAAATTGGGGCCTTGTTGGCCCATTTTCGTTGAAATTTGTGGCCATTTGGAACCGATGTGGCTAATTGCCTTATCTAGTCCCTTTTGTGGTCATCAAAATTCAGCTCACAATCTCTCAAATCTCAGCGCCACTCACTGATATAACGTTAGTTATTGAGAAATTCCGTCCACTCTTTGCTGTGATCCATCCATGGCGTCCTCCACTCTATCTTCTGCAACTCCCTCACAGGTAGGTAGCGGTAATTTGTTGATTGAAGTTCCATGATGTTGTAAGGAACTTGAAATTTGTTGCCCATTATTGATGATGTTGTTGTTCAGCTATGCGCCAGTAGAAGTGCTTTGTTCTGTCCCTCGCAAGCGCTGTTGAGGAAACCCAAGAGCGCTCAAATGGGGGCGAAGGGAAAGGGCGTTAAGATCTGTTGTCAAGCCACTAGTATTTCGGCTGATCGAGTGCCGGATATGGGTAAAAGGAAGACCATGAATTTGCTTCTGTTGGGTGCTATTGGCCTTCCCACTGCTACCATGTTGTATCCTTACACCTATTTCTTTGTCCCTCCTGGGTAATTCTCCTTTCTTCTGCTGTATTATCAAGAACTAGCATGATCTTGAGAATGATCTTGAGATGTCTGATTAGGGGAAAATTGTGTCACTGATGGGAATTAGATGGAGTTTGGTAATATTAGTGTTGATAATAGCCAATTTTTCATCTCAGTGTGTGCTGCTATGTCTATACAATTGAGGTTAAAGAACTGAGATTCTGTACTTGCTGCATTCTAATTGTTGATTTGGTAACTTTTTGAACATGTTCTGTATACAATTACAGTACTGGAGGTGCTGGTGGTGGAATTGTTGCCAAGGATGCTTTTGGAAATGATGTTCATGCAGATGAATGGCTGAAGGCACATGGCCCTGGAGACCGAACCCTCACACAGGGGCTCAAGGTACTATAACTCTCTCAGGGCATGTTTGGATGTGGCTGTGAAATAGTTAAAATCGTTTTTTATGGCGTTGATTGTTAGAccaacacgactctccacaatagtatgatattgtccactttgagtataagctctcatggctttgctttgggcttcccctaaaggcctcataccaatggagttagtattcctcacttataaacttacgatcttccactaaattaaccaatgtgggacactcactcccaataaacCTCAACATTGATAATCTACAACCGTTCAAGCCCACTGTcattagatattgtcttctttggactttctttttcaagcttcccttcaaagtttttaaaacgctgtgtttaggaagagatttccacacccttgtaaaaagtgttttgttcctctctccaaccgaggtaggATTTCCacacgtccttgctggcactcgttcccttctccaatcaacaTGGGACCTCTcaatctccaaccgatgtagggtctcacaatccactccctttagggccagcgtcctcgctggcactcgttctcttctccaaccaatgtaggatctcactaTCCATTCCCCTTCGAAGCCTAGCAtcatccttgctagcacaccgcctcgtgtccactcccttcagagctcagcctcctcgctaacacatcacccgatgtctgactcttataccatCTATAATAGCACAAGTCCATCGCCAGCAGATGTGGTCTGTGTTTGGTCTGTTATGTATcaccatcagtctcacggttaaaaaacgcgtctattagggaaagatttccccacccttatgaaaaaaaatgctttgttctactCTCCCaccgacgtaggatctcacaaaatcaCACTTTGAAACCTAGCGAATGATTAATGcatatttcaaattcattttgaaTATGATAAAAGCTCCAAAACATGCCTAATGAATGTTATTATGCTTGGGAAGATGAACAAGTAGTATATGATGGATTTCAGGGAGACCCTACCTACCTTGTAGTGGAGAAGGATAAAACACTTGCGACGTTTGGAATCAACGCCGTATGCACTCACCTTGGATGCGTGGTGCCATGGAATGCAGCTGAGAACAAATTCATCTGCCCTTGCCATGGATCCCAATACAACGATCAAGGCAGGGTGGTCAGAGGCCCTGCACCTCTAGTAATACTTCTTCAAACCCTTTGCTCATTTCAAGCCTTTAAACAACCAACAAACTTCAGATTATATGTTGATGCCATTAACTAAACAgagttcaaattttgtttgttgggACAGTCTCTTGCATTGGTTCATGCTGATATAGACGACGGGAAGGTCGTGTTCGTTCCTTGGGTCGAAACCGATTTCAGAACTGGCGAAAATCCATGGTGGGCTTAAGCCTCCTCCTCCATGTAACATCTTTCCACATCCATCCATATTCTCCTGTTGTATATTTTGGTTTCAATTCATATACAAGACGACTCAATCTTAGGATTGTATCGATAAGCTTTGATAAGTACCATTATGGTGTTCTACTTTATGAATCACGACTATTTACAaaggtatgatattgtcccctttaagcataaaaatctcaaaaagcctcgtaccaaagatgtattctttactttcGTATTCATGATTAACCCCTTCATTAgttgatgtgggactcctctcccaacaatcctccctcgAACAAAACACACCATAGAGTCTCCCATGAGGTCTATGAAGCCCTCGAAAAAAGTACACTTTTAGTTCGACACTTGAAAATTCTATTAACATGACTATTTTAAGGTTATGGCCGCGattctccataatggtatgatgttgtctcatttgagcataagctcccATGACTTTGCTCTTCgtttcccaaaaggcttcataccaatggagatctattccttacttataaactcacgattaaccccttaattagttgATGTgcgactcctctcccaacaattctcaacattCTCTTCGGTCCATGAATGTAGGACGGATTAGCTGCTACAAATGACACTAATTACCCTTTCAAACGGTCAATAATTCGATCTCTACCCGGAAAATATAtgcttaaattttgtttttgaggtCGAACAGAAAATGACAAAACACTAGTAAACTAAGAATAAAAGTGTTGGAAGTGTCAAATTGTTTAAGTGAAAGAGGCAGAAATCAATATTAGAAGACAAACATTCAACCGTAAATCTCTCCTATGCCTTAGAACATTTTGTAATGTCTTGGaatttggtgttttttttcaCTATTCAATTTCCGACATACTCGTTTCGGTTCCATAGCCAGTTTTCTGGACACCTCCGATCCAATTATATatctcattttaaatatataaccAGTAGTTCTTCACATGCGTTGCTTCCTCCAACATAACATATTATATTGCCTCAATATTAATATACACATAGGATAATCTTAATCAAATCATGTGCCATCAAAAGTTTTAATCATTAAGCTTTTAAATGcttcaatttaatattacaaattttatcCTATAGTTTACCCAATAATAAAcgttatttattataaatttattttccttttgaaagCGTGATGATGTTTAAAGAACTGCAAGTTTACTTTCTGGTTCCAATGAAAGCCCCCAAGGAAAACattggaagagagagaaaatgggcATCTgatcagaaaaagaaaacaacccAGATTTGACATTTACAGTGTGGCGAAAAGACAAAAAAGCCCCTCAATCATCGCTCTTTTTGTCTACTAGCATCACGTGACCCCGACAAGGGCATCCCCtcctttcttcctccaaaaataacaaaacaaacagaTTCCAACCGGTAATGATCCCCTATCGCCACTACCAAGCAACCCAATAAACAGAAATCAGTAGGGGTATAATCGGAATCAGAGAAATGGACGGTGGCGATGACGACTGCGCCTTTTCCATCTGCAACGAATCGACGGCCAGCGGCATGTTCTCTTGGTCCGGACTACACGTAGATTGGTGCGGAGGGTGAGCGCTGTACATGATGGCTCGGAGTACGGCCGAAACGGTGGGAATGTACGTCGTTTTGTTCCGAGCCAATAGCCACGTCAGACCCATGAGTTGGCAGTCTCTGTTGAACATTTTACTGGCCCTATCGTTGCTGGCGTTCTTCTTCGTTCCCGTAACCTGGATTTATCAATCCCGACAAAGGATATTATATCTTTATGTCCAAACACACTTAGGTGCTGATTTGCAAATGTGAAGAATATTGgggtaaagaaaaaattagaatagtGAATCGGCACATGGGTAGGGTCTTAAAAGTTCAATAATTCCAGGGCggaaattaaaattctttaaattttataaatataaaatatatatcagaaacaaattaattttttttttttttttttgtaaaattatatacaaattactaattttcacaagaaaaaaaaattaattcaagatTACCTTTTGAAGGGCGCCAAGGCATTTGGTGCAACCGGAATACGAGGAGTTCCGGCAACTCTTTTCAAGATTACGAACGGCGGCCGTCGGAGTGGCGTTACGGTAACCGCTACCACCGCCGCCAGAGACATTGAAGGCGGCGGGACAAGACAACGAACTAATTTGATGAAGCCGAATCCCACAAAAGCATAAAACGGCGTCGCAGCTCGCATTCGGCTGCGGAATCTTAATGTTTCTACTCAAGAGTGAGGTTTGCAACGAGTTGACGCATTTCTGTGAGTCGTCCGGCATCATGGGGAGGTCTCCGGCTGCTTCCGGCGTCGAGGTCGAAGCAGTAATTTTAAGGGCGGCACGTGCATGAGCGGCGAAAAGCCACGCGGCCAGAACAGGACAGCATCGACTCCGGTCGAGATTCCGACCGCAAGCCTCTCTAACGCCGCCGAAAAGCTCGTCGGAAAGATCGAGGTGGCAAATTTGCATCTGGGTTTGAACGGGAAATGCAGGAACGGTGTTGGGGGAGGAATATTCGCCGGGATTTAGCGGTTGGCTTTGGCCGGAAACTGGTTCGACGAGGAAACCAGCTGaagtgaaatgaaaattaaggCATAATAAAAcgaaagaaataaagagaaagGTAAAAGAAGGCATTTTGTTAAACCCCTTTATGGTAATCAAGAAAAACATGATTAAAACGGGAGAAGATTCTGAAATATTctccaaagaaaaagaagagaagaacaatGGCGAGTGATGGAAATGAAAGAGACAGGGAAATCTGGTTGGGTTTTTTTACGTTGTATCATAGTATTATGGTCTATATATGAATTTCCCTCAATTATTTTGCACTGTTTNtttttttttttttttttttttttttttttttttttttttttttttttttgtgggttttgtaaaagaagagagaaacgGGTAGTGGGTGTCTGAGAGCGGGGCGAAAGATTCGTGTGAGTGAAGGAGAGAgggaaaattaagtaaaaaagaagaagagagagtaCAAAATATTTGTCAGGTTGTGGTGTCGTTTTCTTGGtcgttcttttttttatgtcaATGGTAGTGtgagggagagggagaaggtgagatatgaaataaagaaaccaTATAATAAACccacttttaaaattgatatctATTTGATGAAATGGTTCAATGTTTGGGAGTAGCCTCTACCCATCTATCTTCATCTCCCTAACCAAACACACCTACCTAATTTCTTAAGGGTagagaattatttaaaaaaaaaaaaaagtagtctATAGTGGttaattaagagaaagatTATAGTTTGTAAGTAAAATTATCGACAAAAGACCCACACCCAAGTTTCATAGCTTTGCGTCCGCTATCCCGATCATGATTTTCCTACCCCCAGAAGGAAAAGTCCTTCCCTTTTTGGCCAGTTGTGGGTGATGAAGGATTTGAACCCCCGACATTGTGGTTCGTAGCCACGTGCTCTAATCCTCTGAGCTACAGACCCCACCCCATCTCTACTAGATCTATTCTCGAGAGTGCcctaaaaaaatgaacttttccTCTCCCTAgccattttccattttgtgttatgaagatgtgaaagcattggtacgaggtcttttatggaaactaaaagcaaatgatgagagcttatgttaaaagtggataatatcaggACATGGTAGAGGTCATGATTCCtaatatggtattagagtcatgcccttaacttagtcatgttaatagaatccttaagtattgaacaaaaagattgtgagtctcgaaagTGTAGTTAAAGGTAACTCAAGTGTACGAATAAATTGTGTACTTTATTCTATGGCTCTAGAGAAGAAGTTGAGAATTAATTAAGGGAAGGCTATTGGATAGCTCTGGAGaaggaggctctatagtgtgaGTTGTTGGGGATTATTGAGAGAGTAGTTCCATattagctaattaagaggaaaatCATCCATAaaaagtaaggaatactatcatCCTTAGGTACGAGGTCTTTTTAGATATGATTGAGAGGAatagtctcacattggctaattaacaCGAAGATCGTGAGTTTACAAGtgcaatatcatactattctGGAAGTCGTGAGGTTAAGGACGATTTATTTTGGTACATGTGTTATGGTCCATCATTCAAGCTCTTTTTCCCTTGAAATCATCAAATGTGGTGATGTCTTTTCTAAAACTCATCTTTTTTTACAAGACCACAGATAGGATCAGCAAGattcaaatatgatatttcaAATCAATTTACTTTACCAATTGAATAACATCacacataattttgaattttggtgCAAAGTGGCATAAGGTTTTTAAATCAGAATTATcagtaataatttatttaataataaaaaaaaatctagtaaatattttataaaacataaagTTGAACGAAAAATGATACGcttttgaagtatttttataaaaatacaaacCTAAAAGTGGGATTAAAAagcatatattatataaatgaacCTTTTGTTATGGGAAAACGATGTGGGACAGTAAGAAGGATAGGGAAGAGTGAGAGATGAGAAGGCATCTTTAAGGCGTTTGACATTTTCTCTGTTCATCTCATTCCACTCAACTATTTTCTTCCTGACTTTAgcccttattattattttgcgtGCGTTACAGCCATTTCAGAATGAAACCCACTTTTTCTCTCACATCTCTAGAGAGagacagaaaataaaatttaaaaaaaaaggttcacATGGACTGCCGACCCACGTCCCACTTTCCTACCACGTTTCtttacaatagtatgatatcgTTTACTTTGAGCTATTTAAGCTAATTGGGTATGTTCGTAAAGGCGGCAATAATCAGCTAAAAATGATTCAAACGCaaaaatgaatgtttctttttttttacattcACCTTTGTTTATGGGTCCCTTCTATTTTACAGTCAAAAGTAAACCACGACTCTTTACAACAGTATGATATCGTTTACTTTGAGCTATTTGAGCTAAATGGGTATGTTCGTAANCAATTCTTAttgattgttattttttttcttttaaaaaaagtgcTATTGATTGtggtttgattttctattACACAAAAACGATATCTAAACTTTCAATCCAACAACTCAATAATGTCTTANaaaaaaaaaaaaaaaaaaaaaaaaaagacaaaggCCCCAACTTTTGCATCACTTCTATAAAACACaccaattattcaatcaatacCACAATATCATACATTACATGCATCATCATAGAGACAAGAGAGAGGGgggtctttctttttctctgcAGCTAAGGCGTTGGTAATTGAGGTAGGGAAATGTGTTTTTGAATGGTACGATTGTCGCAGGCTATAGCCCCCACACCTGGAAACGCCGTATTCTACTTCTTTCGCGCCCCACAGcggcggcgacggcgacggctAAGTGGGAGCTATGGATGGATGGGTGGTGGGGCAAATAATAGGAAAAAACGGTGTATTGGAATGGTGGTTAGATTGCTTGAAGCCCCCTCGAGACCCATCTAGATTGGATGGGGCTAAATGGGCTGAGTCCACGTGGCAAATGTACGGAGGCCcaatgaaagtttaaaaatatatttttagataaaagtataattaatttagcgGTTGCATAAAAACATGATGCTTAAAATAGCTGAAGGAGTCAAGCAAAACGACAAAAGCAATAAGACATACGCGTCACCGACAGTAGTACAAAAAATTGACTTTGGTCCAATTTTAAACCAACGGGAAGAGTCAAAGAGCAAACTGTTCCGCAGTCGCACGCAATTGCttccattcaaatttctatttatatatttactcctttttaatttttaatttttaatttttttttggctctCCTTTTGGCAGGAccccattttccttttcttatttgtGAATTATTTGGGTTGGACAGTGGCCCACCTTATCTATTtctttgagcataatctctcgtaattttgttttttatttttttaaaatgtcttgtaccaatgaagataatgttctttacttataaattcatgatatttctcttaattacccatgaagaaaaattgtaataattatttatatttatgaatagaaagaagaaaattgtcGGGAGATGATTAATATGGATGGCGAGGTCCTCGAATAATTTGTATTGATAGTTCATGATAGCTATCATTTGGTTTGGTCAATAAGCGGTTGTTTTTTATGTCCATAAAGATAGGAGAagatagaaaaatggaagaggaCTTATGAGGAAGCTTTCCCACACAATGTTTCAGTTTCACACCCAAAACAGTGGTGggttatatacatatatggaCAAAACCACACTTTTTAGGGTTGAAATTCTTGTGTGAACCGATGCCTATTAATTGATTTCAGACAAATGATCGCTTTTTTTGGAATGGGAAACTGCTTTCATGGCGTGGTCCATTCACTATTTGAGAATCTAATCTAATGTCTCGAAAATTTAAGGGTTTATCTATAGAGGGTGAGTCACGGCCTAAGATCAGACCGAAAAGCATAGTCGATGGACAATAGGTGAATATTGTTGTACAACCCCTTGTTGGCCTCAAGAAACTGAGACTAGATTAGCCGATGTCCCTGCTTTTTTAGGGTAAGAAGGAGTAAAGAAAATACCTCGAGTCAATGTTTGAGTACCAGCACAATAGTGCCAAAGTAACTCATGTCATACTTTTAGGAAAAGCTCGAACGACCTTCGACAAAAGGGTATCTATACCCGAAAGAAATATCTTTAGTAGTGTCGTTGAAATTGAAGATTGAGACAATTTTTAAAGGGTAAATAAACGGTTTCCTcgatcaataattttattactaaccattttcatatgaaattaattataattatattttgaaaattcacaAAATAACTTACCTTacaatactttttaatttcccACTATATTTGCATCGATTTTGTGGAAGAAAAAGGACAATAAAAGGATGAATGCAGATATTGGTATAATAATCAATCTTCTTTATGGTAACAAAACAACCATATGGGGGAGTCTAAAAGAATACATAAAATACACCCAAAAAAGCTTACAAAATACCCCAAATTAATATCCAAATATTTACATCAAATCTGCGAAGTCTAAACCTTCAGGAATTTCAAACTGTAAAAAGTTACTGCGGTAACTATCTCTCTCATCCtcgttgctgctgctgctgttgttAACGCAAGTAGATGAAGAATTCAACGGCGTGGGGCTTGATTTTGGCGTCGATATTCCACaatcaaaccctaaattcTGAACATCATTATTCCAGATTTCTGGTAAATCTGAAGCCGTAGGATTCGAGCCATTCGAGCCATTCTCACCGTACACGTAATTGGGTTGGTTCACCAAAACATCCCCACCGCTCAAATTTGACGccaaaaaatttagattctCTTGTGAATTTGGGCACTCAACAAACGTAGTAGAAATTGGCATCGAAGAAGCATTTGCGTTATTAACGTTATCATTCGGCTGTAACAGCTGCGATAATGTATCCATTTGAGCTTGAAGCTGAGCCTGAGCCTGAgcttggagaaggaaacgattGTCATTTGGGTCTTCTTGTTTGATGGCTAACAGTGTAGAAATCAGCCTTAGAGATTCAGAATTTAAGCCGGCGGCTTGGTTGTTGTTCAATAACGTTGAGAGGCTCAACAGTGGGTGGCTGCAGATGGCCGCCGTGAGAATCGACGGTAAGTCGAGAAGATCGATCCGTGGAGTATGAGTCACCGGGTCGATTCCCATTCGTAGGAGCCTTTTTCTTATGTGGGTGTTCCAGTAATTCTTGATCTCGTTATCCGTTCTTCCCGGCAAACGAGCCGCTATCGCTGACCATCTGAAATCCAAAACCTTCCTAAttagaaaatgtaaataaaagaaaaaaaaaagagtaaaatattattattattattcttactTGTTTCCTAGAACACTATGCAATTGGATtatggtttcttcttcttcaaaagcAAATCTCCCTCGTTTAATATCAGGTCTAAGATAATTAGTCCATCGAAGCCGACAACTTTTTCCACATCGTCGAAGTCCTGTAaatatcaagaacaaaacccaattcttaatttttatgattatttagccgagaaaaaaagaaaaaaagaaaaaaagaaaaaaagtaccaGCATTTTTAGGAAGATTACGCCAATTCCCGGGTCCGTGAATTTGAATATAGCTAACGAGCTTTTGATCCTCCTCGGGAGTCCAGGGACCTTTTTTAAGGCCATTTTTATCACAGCATGGAGCTCTCCCCATTTGGCTTGCAAAGTTGTTGAGACTAAGAGTGTTTGAGAAAAAGCGTAAAAGTGTTTGTTTTTCTGCTGCGGAGTCGTATAGAGGAGATGACCTTATATACACCTTGAAGGTGGAAGCCGAAGTCAAACTTATTTGGTGCCGTCCTAGATGCCACGTGTTCATTTCCTATGCGTTATGTATGTATggatgtatgtatgtatacatgtatgatgatgtgtatATGCGCATGAGTTGACATGTGAAGTCCGTAAAATATTGTCGacatagaattttttttttttttttttttttttttacgtggTGTATTTTTagtggttaaaaaaaatttaatgggtCCCActagtttattaaaatataatataaatatgtcAGTATGTAAAAGCTTCTAGAAAGTTATATCATCATAAGACCTCTCCTATTTGGAAACGTAATCACCACTAGATCTAAATCAGctttgatttttgaattttcatgaGGCAAGTGAGAACGGAAGTTAATCATGTTTTTATTCTCCCTcaatttatgatatatatatatatattacctaaacttagtcgtgtcaatagattggtaaatcctaaaatatcaaacaaatgactccaaaagagaaggagtcaagcctcctcaaaggcaataaaaaatgactagGACTCCAAAGGAGTAGAGCCTCGATTATGGgaagtgtactttgttcgaggggaggtgtt
Protein-coding sequences here:
- the LOC111811805 gene encoding cytochrome b6-f complex iron-sulfur subunit, chloroplastic-like — its product is MASSTLSSATPSQLCASRSALFCPSQALLRKPKSAQMGAKGKGVKICCQATSISADRVPDMGKRKTMNLLLLGAIGLPTATMLYPYTYFFVPPGTGGAGGGIVAKDAFGNDVHADEWLKAHGPGDRTLTQGLKGDPTYLVVEKDKTLATFGINAVCTHLGCVVPWNAAENKFICPCHGSQYNDQGRVVRGPAPLSLALVHADIDDGKVVFVPWVETDFRTGENPWWA
- the LOC111811754 gene encoding uncharacterized GPI-anchored protein At4g28100-like, which translates into the protein MFFLITIKGFNKMPSFTFLFISFVLLCLNFHFTSAGFLVEPVSGQSQPLNPGEYSSPNTVPAFPVQTQMQICHLDLSDELFGGVREACGRNLDRSRCCPVLAAWLFAAHARAALKITASTSTPEAAGDLPMMPDDSQKCVNSLQTSLLSRNIKIPQPNASCDAVLCFCGIRLHQISSLSCPAAFNVSGGGGSGYRNATPTAAVRNLEKSCRNSSYSGCTKCLGALQKVTGTKKNASNDRASKMFNRDCQLMGLTWLLARNKTTYIPTVSAVLRAIMYSAHPPHQSTCSPDQENMPLAVDSLQMEKAQSSSPPSISLIPIIPLLISVYWVAW
- the LOC111811747 gene encoding transcription factor MYB102-like — translated: MGRAPCCDKNGLKKGPWTPEEDQKLVSYIQIHGPGNWRNLPKNAGLRRCGKSCRLRWTNYLRPDIKRGRFAFEEEETIIQLHSVLGNKWSAIAARLPGRTDNEIKNYWNTHIRKRLLRMGIDPVTHTPRIDLLDLPSILTAAICSHPLLSLSTLLNNNQAAGLNSESLRLISTLLAIKQEDPNDNRFLLQAQAQAQLQAQMDTLSQLLQPNDNVNNANASSMPISTTFVECPNSQENLNFLASNLSGGDVLVNQPNYVYGENGSNGSNPTASDLPEIWNNDVQNLGFDCGISTPKSSPTPLNSSSTCVNNSSSSNEDERDSYRSNFLQFEIPEGLDFADLM